The sequence CTACACTCTCACTCAGTGCTCTGAGATTTCACAAATCCAAGAACcctaaagaaaatatatataaaccttaAAGATAATTCCATTGTCCATTGTGTAATGCAAATCCCCAAAATTTTAGTccctatatattttttcttttctcgtaAAAGTTTCAGACTTTTAAGCTTTCTGGTTAATGGGTATCTATCAATCATCTcacttttttcatatatatatttcattaaacAAATGATTGAacaagtagattttttttttttttgcatttgttttctttcttgatcTTTTGGAATTTTGGATTATGCTCTCATGTTTCTAGTAATATActtgtgttatatatattgaattaataTTCTTTTACGCGgaagtgttattttttttcttcttccagtgCCCACAAGGCAttgattctctctttctttctttctctctctctctctctctctctctctctcctctgtgTAGTTTTGCAGCTAGCTCTGctctggttttgattttgattccttGTGTTCCCAAaaagatttatttcttttgtttttataaaggaaaaaagaagaaattgattTCATCTTTCCATGGATGCCTTCTCTTAGTAGTAttagtttcttttgtgtgtgtgtagcTGTTGTACACATTTAACATCCCATAGTTAATGATTCAGATTcacatctcttttctttttattcccCCTTCCCTCTCACCATCACACCTCCNNNNNNNNNNNNNNNNNNNNNNNNNNNNNNNNNNNNNNNNNNNNNNNNNNNNNNNNNNNNNNNNNNNNNNNNNNNNNNNNNNNNNNNNNNNNNNNNNNNNNNNNNNNNNNNNNNNNNNNNNNNNNNNNNNNNNNNNNNNNNNNNNNNNNNNNNNNNNNNNNNNNNNNNNNNNNNNNNNNNNNNNNNNNNNNNNNNNNNNNNNNNNNNNNNNNNNNNNNNNNNNNNNNNNNNNNNNNNNNNNNNNNNNNNNNNNNNNNNNNNNNNNNNNNNNNNNNNNNNNNNNNNNNNNNNNNNNNNNNNNNNNNNNNNNNNNNNNNNNNNNNNNNNNNNNNNNNNNNNNNNNNNNNNNNNNNNNNNNNNNNNNNNNNNNNNNNNNNNNNNNNNNNNNNNNNNNNNNNNNNNNNNNNNNNNNNNNNNNNNNNNNNNNNNNNNNNNNNNNNNNNNNNNNNNNNNNNNNNNNNNNNNNNNNNNNNNNNNNNNNNNNNNNNNNNNNNNNNNNNNNNNNNNNNNNNNNNNNNNNNNNNNNNNNNNNNNNNNNNNNNNNNNNNNNNNNNNNNNNNNNNNNNNNNNNNNNNNNNNNNNNNNNNNNNNNNNNNNNNNNNNNNNNNNNNNNNNNNNNNNNNNNNNNNNNNNNNNNNNNNNNNNNNNNNNNNNNNNNNNNNNNNNNNNNNNNNNNNNNNNNNNNNNNNNNNNNNNNNNNNNNNNNNNNNNNNNNNNNNNNNNNNNNNNNNNNNNNNNNNNNNNNNNNNNNNNNNNNNNNNNNNNNNNNNNNNNNNNNNNNNNNNNNNNNNNNNNNNNNNNNNNNNNNNNNNNNNNNNNNNNNNNNNNNNNNNNNNNNNNNNNNNNNNNNNNNNNNNNNNNNNNNNNNNNNNNNNNNNNNNNNNNNNNNNNNNNNNNNNNNNNNNNNNNNNNNNNNNNNNNNNNNNNNNNNNNNNNNNNNNNNNNNNNNNNNNNNNNNNNNNNNNNNNNNNNNNNNNNNNNNNNNNNNNNNNNNNNNNNNNNNNNNNNNNNNNNNNNNNNNNNNNNNNNNNNNNNNNNNNNNNNNNNNNNNNNNNNNNNNNNNNNNNNNNNNNNNTCTCTCTCTCCTCTGTGTAGTTTTGCAGCTAGCTCTGctctggttttgattttgattccttGTGTTCCCAAaaagatttatttcttttgtttttataaaggaaaaaagaagaaattgattTCATCTTTCCATGGATGCCTTCTCTTAGTAGTAttagtttcttttgtgtgtgtgtagcTGTTGTACACATTTAACATCCCATAGTTAATGATTCAGATTcacatctcttttctttttattcccCCTTCCCTCTCACCATCACACCTCCCTATTTTGCTCTATAAATACACATTTCCCCTCCCTTACCttcttattatattttccttcattgtgtgttttgttttgatatttcaaGCTCTCTCTACCATAAtcacagaaagaaacaaagtcTGCAAAGTTTGAACAACAATGAGCTATTCTCATCAAAGCATGGGTTCTGGTTTGTTTCTGCTTCTTGTTTGCATGTTtatattagtggttttggtgTGAGTTATGAAGTGTGTTGATGTGtgcttgtaagttgtaactctgttttctttttttttattactctgCTTGAATACGTTTGTGGCAAAATCTTTGTAGGTAGTAGAAGTGCAAGGGGATATGAGTTTGGAAGGACTTATGTTGTGAGGCCTAAAGGAAAGCACCAAGCTACTATTGTTTGGTTGCACGGTCTTGGAGACAATGGCTCTAGGTAATATAATATTCTCTCACTTGTCTTGTTCTTATGATCAAAGTTATTAAAGAAAGTTTTATACACTTAAAGTCATACTTGTTAAAACAGTGGCCAAATGACTTAAAAGATATCAAAACAAACTGTTCTTAGGGACAAGGTTTACATTTCCCTCTGTTAGTTGAACTATTGAAGTATAAATGTGTCATCAAAACTTCAAGTCTTTGCTTTTAATTGACTACAACAATAAAAAGGAGCTTTCCAAAGATAATAATAACATCTCACTTTTGTCTCTGTTCTCTCTGCAGCTCGTCCCAGCTCTTGGAGAGCCTGCCTCTTCCAAACGTAAGGATCCATGAAAACAACCACTTGGTAGTAATTTTCTTTAGTACTAAACTCTCATTGAAGGTTCTGATAAACGATTTATGTTATAAACAGATAAAATGGATTTGTCCAACTGCTCCTTCACGTCCTGTTTCGCTTCTCGGTGGATTCCCTTGCACTGCCTGTAAGACCGTTTAGCTTCCTAAAGTTCATCAAAACATTCTTTCAAACGAGTGATTACTAAAACCTCTTTGCTCCTCAGGGTTTGACGTGGGAGAAATTTCTGAGGATCTTCATGATGACATAGAAGGCTTAGATGCTTCAGCTGCACATATTGCTAACCTCTTGTCAACTGAACCAAGAGATGGTAAGCCAACCAAGAGTTGTACATATCTTCATTCCTTTCTCGCCTCCTCAATACTATCCATCACACTCTCTAGCTTAGCTTGAAGATGTTCTTTTAATGGTTTGTGTCAGTCAAAGTTGGGATAGGAGGTTTCAGTATGGGTGCAGCAATAGCTCTCTACTCCACGACATGCTATGCTCTTGGCCGTTATGGAAATGGACATCCTTATACCATAAACCTACGAGCTACTGTAGGACTTAGTGGCTGGCTTCCTGGTTGGAGGTACTTATATATTACTTCAACCTTTTCATGTCACTAGCTAGTTAACACAGAGAC comes from Camelina sativa cultivar DH55 chromosome 19, Cs, whole genome shotgun sequence and encodes:
- the LOC104765396 gene encoding acyl-protein thioesterase 2-like (The sequence of the model RefSeq protein was modified relative to this genomic sequence to represent the inferred CDS: added 179 bases not found in genome assembly) produces the protein MSYSHQSMGSGSRSARGYEFGRTYVVRPKGKHQATIVWLHGLGDNGSSSSQLLESLPLPNIKWICPTAPSRPVSLLGGFPCTAWFDVGEISEDLHDDIEGLDASAAHIANLLSTEPRDVKVGIGGFSMGAAIALYSTTCYALGRYGNGHPYTINLRATVGLSGWLPGWRSLRSKIESSNEVARRAASMPIILAHGTSDDVVPYQFGEKSAQTLAMAGFRQVMFKPYEGLGHYTVPKEMNEVVHWLASRLGLEGSR